A genomic region of Lytechinus pictus isolate F3 Inbred chromosome 2, Lp3.0, whole genome shotgun sequence contains the following coding sequences:
- the LOC129255047 gene encoding uncharacterized protein LOC129255047, whose protein sequence is MTLVVFPEGSQQPSTSGHQCRSGGNRMAGAGQSSKPEMYSRAVQTGFPHTPENANLQQTHQQLPICVCGQADENCWCESLGFLKDQELCRVVLQKGCPRSRVALLLSMHEEFCKSARGDPIINTRRRGSAHGDIRVRRSKAAPPPTLPRPRAQSVIVQNTRAANRLNEVNAKRSPQVSVKPKKSVDPNQQGQLHGKGKCGNKVLTKKDQQYTKEKKCLERNVLSNGTASKEESSSAEEGSHLDQTSYVSKAWLLFTGCEKGKKSKESVSKPEALCDKNPNSEEVPVNKASKNQSARLEGSLQSDKKDDPNRITGLSVSSKRKVTNKDESTPMSSESSNKNASHLKVRKSDESLQTSAIFRSDKEQRVGKSDISDECDRTALLDRVTIPQDEVESTTLGACHLDPQDSIMDQELSILISLPQESRVILKDRGVNDLDQNSELAGNEVNERLKDNGHLNETLALSVLKVDRVSCQDKEIGNDVSDCESRLGTSHDVTVIDKSETEDGMIRTETENFSLSAASSSPCSIKEDDCNIESRQINNSQEMGSSLLKIAQGKPCSESTLQVEDDSLLGACAILKKDQSVCNKCNSSEGNGIAKTSPENKVVSCHSPTWEEEFPVLPSIGIDEDEKLTSNQQPPISEIQSCEASRQVVKSAAGIDAEHHIKVNFNVKQDESKRMKKDDVIMKQGTKNLHQKVSRRSENEKIKERKHQRIMNPRKVGMLKYLICQSPLILSELNDSDFEDSDSESEDLSYNQEDRFATFPVEIVLKIVRELCTRDLAQLKVTCKNFYWLIKKYNIVGVDSRWVENGAYRDDPCMKCGKVRDRRGDVSLCYFHPKYYYRTGNGRHHWTCCLNTSRDAPGCVEGLHDNQWTTSKVMKRSIPRQWSFNMWHLCPHKDNMDP, encoded by the coding sequence ATGACATTAGTGGTGTTTCCAGAAGGGAGTCAGCAGCCCTCGACTTCAGGACATCAATGTAGATCTGGAGGAAACAGAATGGCTGGTGCAGGACAGTCTTCAAAGCCAGAGATGTACAGCAGGGCTGTACAGACAGGCTTTCCACACACCCCTGAAAATGCCAATCTGCAGCAAACACACCAACAGCTGCCCATCTGTGTTTGTGGCCAGGCTGACGAGAACTGTTGGTGTGAGAGCCTTGGGTTCTTGAAGGACCAGGAGTTATGCAGGGTTGTCTTACAGAAAGGATGTCCAAGGTCAAGGGTTGCCCTCCTGCTGAGCATGCATGAGGAGTTCTGCAAATCAGCCAGGGGAGATCCCATCATCAATACAAGGAGACGAGGAAGTGCCCATGGAGATATTAGGGTGAGGCGTTCTAAAGCTGCACCTCCACCAACACTGCCACGTCCAAGAGCTCAAAGCGTGATTGTACAAAATACCAGAGCTGCCAATCGTCTCAATGAAGTAAACGCCAAAAGAAGTCCTCAAGTATCTGTAAAGCCAAAGAAATCAGTAGATCCTAATCAACAAGGACAACTTCATGGAAAAGGAAAGTGTGGTAACAAAGTCCTAACTAAGAAGGATCAGCAGTatacaaaagagaaaaagtGCCTTGAAAGAAATGTATTGTCCAATGGCACTGCTTCAAAAGAGGAGAGCAGTTCAGCTGAAGAGGGAAGTCACTTGGACCAAACTAGCTATGTCTCCAAGGCATGGCTTTTATTTACAGGAtgtgaaaaagggaagaaatcCAAAGAATCTGTATCAAAACCTGAAGCGTTGTGTGATAAAAATCCCAACAGTGAAGAAGTTCCTGTCAATAAGGCATCAAAGAACCAATCAGCTCGTCTTGAAGGATCATTACAAAGTGATAAAAAAGATGATCCTAATAGGATCACAGGTCTTAGTGTTAGCTCAAAGAGGAAAGTAACAAACAAAGATGAATCAACTCCAATGTCATCTGAAAGCTCAAATAAAAATGCCAGCCATTTGAAAGTCAGAAAATCAGACGAGTCACTTCAAACATCCGCAATATTCAGAAGTGACAAAGAGCAAAGAGTTGGAAAGTCTGATATCAGCGATGAATGTGACCGCACTGCCCTCCTGGATAGAGTAACAATACCCCAAGATGAAGTGGAGAGTACCACCCTTGGTGCATGCCATCTTGATCCACAAGATAGTATCATGGACCAGGAACTGTCAATACTTATTTCTTTACCTCAAGAGTCTAGGGTGATCTTGAAAGACAGAGGTGTAAATGACTTGGACCAGAACTCTGAATTAGCTGGCAATGAAGTGAATGAAAGGTTAAAAGACAATGGGCATCTGAATGAGACCTTGGCATTATCTGTTCTCAAAGTTGACCGTGTGTCTTGTCAGGATAAAGAAATAGGCAATGATGTGTCCGATTGTGAATCAAGACTTGGTACAAGTCACGATGTTACGGTGATAGATAAGTCAGAGACGGAGGATGGCATGATCAgaacagaaacagaaaatttCTCTCTTTCAGCTGCCTCTAGTTCACCCTGTTCAATCAAGGAGGATGATTGCAATATTGAATCTAGGCAAATCAACAACTCTCAAGAAATGGGCTCTTCTCTGCTCAAAATTGCACAAGGAAAACCATGTTCCGAATCTACTTTGCAGGTCGAGGATGATTCTCTACTTGGGGCATGTGCAATTTTGAAAAAGGACCAATCTGTTTGCAATAAATGTAACTCTTCGGAAGGAAATGGAATTGCCAAAACCTCCCCTGAAAACAAAGTTGTTAGTTGTCACTCACCTACTTGGGAAGAGGAATTCCCTGTCTTACCATCTATCGGCATTGATGAAGATGAAAAGCTAACTTCAAACCAACAACCTCCCATCTCTGAAATTCAGTCATGCGAAGCCTCAAGACAGGTTGTTAAGTCTGCTGCCGGCATAGATGCAGAGCATCATATAAAAGTAAATTTCAATGTGAAGCAGGATGAGAGTAAAAGAATGAAGAAGGATGATGTAATCATGAAGCAAGGCACTAAGAATTTACATCAGAAAGTGAGCAGAAGGTCAGAGaatgaaaaaatcaaagaacGAAAACACCAGAGAATAATGAACCCACGCAAGGTTGGCATGTTGAAATATCTCATTTGCCAAAGCCCCCTCATCCTAAGTGAATTGAATGACAGTGACTTTGAAGATTCAGATAGCGAATCTGAAGATTTGTCCTATAACCAGGAAGATCGATTTGCCACTTTTCCGGTCGAGATTGTTCTCAAAATTGTCAGGGAACTTTGCACGCGTGATCTCGCCCAACTGAAGGTCACTTGCAAGAACTTTTACTGGCTGATCAAGAAGTACAACATTGTAGGAGTTGACTCAAGGTGGGTTGAGAATGGTGCATATCGTGACGACCCATGTATGAAGTGCGGTAAGGTGAGGGACAGACGGGGTGATGTGTCATTGTGCTATTTTCATCCCAAGTACTACTACAGAACAGGGAATGGAAGACACCACTGGACATGTTGCTTGAACACCAGCAGGGATGCTCCAGGATGCGTTGAAGGTCTCCATGATAACCAATGGACAACATCTAAGGTAATGAAGAGAAGCATCCCTAGACAGTGGAGTTTCAACATGTGGCATCTCTGTCCTCACAAGGATAACATGGATCCATAA